The DNA region AATACTATTCATTCATGACTCACATatagttttattataattattgtaacTAATCATAGCTAATTCAAGACTCACTCTAAGATGAACATGCATGTGCCCATTAAACTAAGAAGAAGCCATTTTAAGACTTATATGTACACTTATAATTACAAAAGTGATACAATAATCATATTGATTACATTCCCAATCCCCCTTCGTGGCTCTTCATCTCATCCACCCCAATGAAAAAAtgtaacatgaaaaaaaaaatataagctacaaaattttcttcttttcttttcttttcttctctatattttttctacaatttgattttgtttttgttgattaAACTTCTTTGGAGTTGTCTGGGGAGGATAAAGGGAAGCATGTGTCTTCACCACCAGTGTTCCATAAAAAATGAGCATAGTCAGCAGCATAGAATGCGTTATCAGGATCAGCTGAAATAGCCTCCAAATAGGTTTCTTCTGCAGCCCACAAATCGTTCTTCACTTTCCATAGAAACTTGGCGTATTTATTATATGCCTCTGCGTCTGGTGGCTCCACCTCTATCGCTCTCTTGAACAACTCTTCCGCTCTGTGTTCAAAAGTTCAAACCACAAaccaaattgtcaattacacaACCAACTAACTATCACATGTTCATTAACTTGAAATCGCAAGCTACAACTACAAGATTCAATTAGTTAAAAAAGATCTCTTTTTTATGTGCCTTACTTAGTAACTTTCCTCCTGGTACGTATATGCGGAAAAGTCAAAGTCAACTAGGTTACGTGTTGGATCATCCTCGTCATGCACGTGGATATCACGTGCTGGAGACGATAGATCTTGCTCATGAACCAGTGGTGTAGTTAAACTACACCACAGACTCAACTATCAATATTCAATTGGACAAAAAAGcgatatctttttttatctttttcttcattatgGATTTATGGTAATATCATCcaagccaaaaataaaattaaaataaaatccatctTCCCAGAAATCCATCTTCCCAGAAGAATATGCTCGCGCAATCCAGAGTGATATCTTCGAAAAAGTTACCAAACACAATTCCAATACATCTTATTAGACGCACAACAAAagttaaaaacacattttttttttctcatctcaGTAATTAACATTCATTTTAACCACAAGGAACAGGAAGTAAAATACTACGGTAGTAGTATATTTTAACCAAATAATTACGAATTACGACTAAATTTACATTAGTCACTTTATAACGAGAAATATTAGTTACACGTTATTTTTAAGacactatttatatttttatttagaaatttaatttattgaaaatcactGATTAAAAATCTTTTAGATctcacttcttatttttttattctctcttaattttacactaaattttcatttttaataatttcaagcaataatataataagtgttaaaaatgtattaatgaTACTCTGTTAATCAATAAATCATTTTGTTAGGTAAGTATATGAAGAAATCATTTGAATAGTCATGAAATAACAATCTGTATACAAAAAAGTGATCAAAAGCTaagttaaaagtgatttttttctaTAGAAAACATCTATTTTTCGTGAGGCAATTCAACACTTTTAACACCAAAACTCACCCTGaataagagaatttaaaatcatttattacTATCACTTGATCCAATCTTACTTAACACATAACTTTTATATACTAAGAAAATACTACTACTTCCATTTCTTTCATTCCTGATTATAAGACTTAAATATCTGattcatcaaaattttaaaaaaataattaatataatgaatgatatttcaaaaatatcataatacaaaaaactctcttattaattagaaaaaaaataatctaaaaataatatattgagtcttataaataatatgtattatcaatcaataaaagtaaaataaacatagcaaaaactgaaatttaacgttaataatatatatatatatatatatatatatatatatatatatatatatatatctatatatataaaagttaaggATGCTTAATATTCACGAACCTGTCAAAATCGTGAACAACGAGGTAGAGGAACTGGGCATAGTTGACAAGGAGGAGAGTGTTGCTGGGGTCTTGAGACAACCCAGTTTGGTACACAAGCTCTGTTCTCAGATACTCTGCATAGTCATCGGATTCAATTCTCGCCATCACCGGCGAAACGAACCGTTTCATAACATCGCGATCCAAACCCTCCATTCTCGAAGCCTCTTCCACCATCGCGTTCCACAGATTCaactcttcctcctcctcttgcCCTGACACTGACTCTGTTTTATCCCCTGTTTTATATACCTGCGACGAAGCACCGCCGTCGGAGAATACCGTACCGTGTCGCGACCTGTCGAACCGGCCGTCCCCATCGGTTCCATTCCCCGCCGGACGGACCTTCCCGCCGCCGCCATTTCCTCCACCGACGTAGGCTGTGTTTTTACCGTTCGAAACAGAGAACGTCTTGATGGAAGAGGAATCAATGTTATGACTCTGAATATGACCCCTTTGGTCGTGAGCCTCCACGACTGATGTTACCGGCGGCGGAGCCACGGCGGCGATGGCGGCGTTGTTCCCCATTGAGTGAACCGTAAAATTCGCTAGGAGAATCATCACATACACCATCAGAGTCGGAGTGTGAGAGAAAACTTGCTGGAACAGCCACACGAAGGACGCGTGCATTTCGTTCTGCACCCTTTCGAGAATCCCTTGCAGATCTTCGTAGAACAAAAACTCCCTCATCTGCATAGTGAAACTGTGAAGCTCCCTGATGATAAAAACCATGGAAGAGAACGCTTTCTTGACAGAGCAATACGCGGATTCCCCTGCCTCTCTGAACCCTTCCTTCCACTGcagcttcttcttgattatcctCAGCGAAAACGGAAGCTCAACGCTGTTCGCTTTCCGTTCGATGTTTGCCGGAAAAATCTCCTCCGGCGGCTCGAACTCCTCAGCGAAATTCAACGACGACAGAGAAATCTCCTGAAAATCCTCCGAATCCAAATCGTTCGCGTTGGTATTTTCATCAGAGAGCTGAAACTTGAGTGCGAGATCTTCAATCTTCTTCGCGAACTCTTCGTCGGAGAAAGGCTCCAAGCTAGCGCTGCAAGCCCTTCTCAAACTCCCCCTGCGCGTGAAAAGCGCGTGGTGCTCAAACGATTTGGTTCTCCGAAGAAGGCGGGTGGTGGTCGGAAAGAGGCTCGAGCGATTCACGAAACGACACACTAGGGTTCGCGTTTTGGACGATGAAGGGGAAGAGAGTGCAGAAGCGAGGGTTTGAGATGAAGAAGGGGAATGAGGAAGAACGTGTTGCGAAAACTGCATAAACTTGAGTTCCATAACGACGTCGTAAAAGGAAACAAGAGTGGTGAAAGAATGAAAACCGTGTATTCGTGTTTGCCCTTTTTGTATTGCCTTTGTTTCTTTTCGTTCACTCCAACCTACAAAATAAAAAGCAACAGATTCATTGGCAAACGAGACAGAGAAAGTATGCTAACGTGTGAAATTCACCGCGATGATTGTAATCTCCACCAAAAACGGATCTGAGAATGACCAAGTAATGAACTCACCCACTATAACGACTCGGGTTAGTCTTTgaggttttctttttttgccgGGGAGTGTTTTCCGGCGAGTGTGCTCCGACGAGTGTGGCGGCGGAAGCGCGAGGGTTGCGGCTTCGGTTTATATCGAAAGGGGTAAACGGGGAAGGGTGTGGTATATATAGGGCAAAGGGAAAATGTGTGTGAAGAGGGAGAAAAATATCAGTAGGTGTTGACCGGTTGCTACGGTAGTGGTCCCACTGTATTGCATGCGAACCGCCATGATGCGTTACAGCTGCATCAGGTTACCGGTCGTCATGTGGGGCCCGTTTTTGTCGTTGTTCTCCACTGCTATACCTCTgtatgctgattttttttttccatctttgACCTCGTTGGTTAACAGCAAAAATCACTTTAATTACAAAAGGGTTATGTAACCTTTTAAAAACCAACTTTTACGTGAATCGCGATGTGTATTTCCACTTTTCGTATTGAGGAATATGGTTGCCGTGATTAATATTAACAAGGTTTAAGGTGATTATATCTTTGTGTTATAAgttgtaaattaataaatattttaatttaaagaggTTGTGAGTGTGACTTGCTTTGCTTTAGACCATTTTGCGCAAAAAAGTATCCTTCTTCACCCTTCTAAATGGTTTAAAATCATGTGATCTTTTGctaaataaatacttttgttCATGAGATAttcgtatattttttatatctaaatttGGACAtgatattgtgaattatttctTGAATAGTTTGTAGCAACGCGTAATCGTATCACTTGTTGCATTcgttataaataataaagttgtAGTTTAACTCAACATAGTAATTTTCGTAAGAACCGtggaatataagaaaattttgcataATTTCAAATCTTAAGATTTAATGCGTATAAGTTATCGAAGAGTATAAGTTTGATTTAGTgtcggtaaaaaaaaaaaaaaactctacttTAACATCTGATAAAATAAAACGCTCGAAGCTTtaataaatagaaattaattaaatgatgtACTACTATATAGTACTATAGTTATGGATGAATATTTCCACACTCAAAATGCATAAACTTAAATTTCAGTGATTATTCATTGTTGATAAAATAAGGTCAATTAATACAATTGAATTATGTCCCATCTAGCTCCGATTTATTTTTAAAGGGGGcattaaaaatatctaaaaccCTTATTAATTAGTGGTTGTTTTTTTGGGATGGAAAAATCGAAGTTACTTTTGGGGGAAATTTACCAAAAGGTCGTGAAAATACGTGATTCATCACCGACCCTCTGGTTAATGACCCTACGAAAGGACACGTATCCTTATCCTAAAGATATTAGaaacattttcttcttttgtcgTCTCCTTCATAATAGGAGCATTGTTTCCACCCCCCACACCAGCTTTACTTTATTTCCATTTCCATATCTTTTTTCGCATCTgaaaatttaaggaaaatattcttaccaaaaaaatatcttagtaATACACtactttttaaaatagtattttttttactgctttaaaatatttttcattaaaattatcgAAATCTACAAGATTTTTATATGAgtaaaactcattaaataaaattgaagtccCAACAATTTTAcattgttttaataaaaataaataaatagactataattcaaagtatttttttatcagtattaaAGAAGTATATTTAAAAGGTCAAAAATACAAAAGGTCAAGAATACGTAtagattaaataaatgaaagttaatgaaaaataggtgattaataaaaaattaaaagaaaatatcatgTGATAATTTCAGCTTAAGAAATTTAATGAATATTATATCTGGCATATAGAAGACTAACAAGAATGACTAATTAAATCCTAGTTTAATAAAATGTTGTAGGTTTGTCTTTATAAAGTCTACTAAAACAATATTTAGTGGGAAAACAGCTATTTTGTGTAATTAATaaagaatattaatttaaataaattaaataaaaattgatatgacAAGAGTATAGGTTACAATACAATTACACTAGCATAGTATTTTTCTTAcattattctaatattttccaTTTTATAGGTGATGTTTTCCATTTTTtagtaataacaataaaatgacaatatggctttcaattcatagccaatccttttcttttattttcttctcgaAAACAACCGTACATAAAGGAAGagacttgcaagttgcaacaatcacttgattcacttctcaatattttttattcttacaaaaaacttaagtaaattgtttttatttaaaaaaactatggTTATAAGCGTTTTCATTTATGCCCTGTCACTTGATGTACGCAAGCTACTTTGGCTTTATATGAAGTGATAAACTGATAATAGCTCTTGAACCATTTGTCCATTTAAGTGACGTGACAGGTCACTCGATTTCAGTATGAAAAAAATTGGTATATACTTTTACTCTAATGGCACATTTTGGTATACATGATGAAAATAAggtacataaaaataaaaataatgataatagatgataaataaaataaaaatataacgaaaatgagaaaaataaagagaagaataaaattaagttaaaaataatacaatgcattctataacttttaaaattattttcatctttgtttttcaaacacttaaaattattttcattcatattatatatttccATCCATGCTACCATACAATGGATTAGTTAGAGAAAAATtttaaacagaaaaataaataaataaaaatatataattttataaattttcatcaatatgaaataaaagaaaagaaaaaaattaggtacgcacattaaatgaaataaacatcttaataaaaaaaatattttagtcatttattatataatattacctttctcttttttttcatcttaaaaTAAACACTCAACATGTGAGTTTCTTTTTAACTTATTCTCCACTTATTAAATAAgatgattttcttttccttctcacatcatatttccttttattttctagCCACCAAACACACAGTAGAAATgatacttaataaaaaaaaataaggaaaaggtAGAAATATAATACATGATAATTAAGAGATTTTTTATAAGCAATGATAATTAAgtaatatgatatgataaataatataagtgGTAAAAGACGGGTGAATATAACATGAAAAAATAGACCGAATATATCTTcactataaacaaaaaatattaatcaatgaGAAGTATAGTGAAAAAGTATCAccaatcatttttttctatattaagTAAAACCATAAATGTCCTAGCTTGTTATATATTACCGCGATATTTGTTccgttatttttaaattgttgaaaaataatgaggaaaacactaaattgttttttttttcctttactaACTAGTCATGTAGCATATTCATGTTGCATAAGACAAATAATTCTGTctcattcaacaaaaaaaagaaacacaaataaTCTGTCTTTTCAAGGTAACAAAAgtgatattaatatattttttctatactGTGAAATTGATCTACAGGGCTACAATGAATAGTATTTTGAAAAGTAAGTGCTACTGCTACACAATGTCATTAACCATTTTAAGTTCAGCACGGCAACATTATGTTTCTTAATTTCAATCGTGGAGGTACAGAgcccaaacataaaaaaattgtttagaaATGTTGAAATTtggttatataattaattttgaagaagaatattacaaaattaaagtACTAAATTTACCTAATAACAGACTAAATATATGGAaagtatatgtaaattattgaaaatgattatatatatatatatatatatatatatataatgtaatatGTAATTTTCAATGATACCAATAATTCTTGTGATATATGCTGTCGAAGATCAACACGGTTTACTTTTAGCGTCTAATTACTCTTTCCAAGCATATTCTCACCAAAAGCAAAACCTAGAAAAATCACAAACCGTGATACAAATCTAcacaattataacaaaatatatcatgCACCCATCACCTTACTCCACAAGCTGTTGACGAAAATAGCGCAAAATAATTCTAGAAGTTCATGAAAACAAAGTGACAACATGCTTATTTTAGTAAATCGAAGTAATACATTTTAGACATATGGGAAATTTCAAATGTTAGTCAATTGATAATTAAGATTCGATGATGAGAACTAAAGACCCTATCATTGTTTTTGTGCAGCACAACATGGCAcccattatttaaaatatgactaAATATCTTCATTACTAAATCTCGAACcacttatttaatttgatagttatcaatgttttatattttccaCGGGcactaaaatcataaaaaaaaaaccaacggTGCAGAATGAAACTCagaagaataaaattattagggaaaatgaaagtgaaaataaGGGCAAGTTGCAGAATAGCTGGTTCCATGAGGAAGACAGCAAAATCCAATCAACGGCTAGAAGAGTGATATTCAGATCATATTCAACGGTGGAGATTGTTTCCAAGGcatgatttcattttcaattttcctttcttgataGTAATCTCAATGGTCTCCCAAAGAGAGAGATTCGTTTTTTTTGGTATAGAAGGGGAGAGATTCTTTCGTACTTTGTCGCACTCGTAGGAATATGATGAATAATTTGAATATGATGTgttgataatatataaaaatactgCATGTCTATTCTTCCAtcttttttatttgggaagcGTGCTTCAGCATAGGAATATATAAATCATGATGCAGAAAATACGAACGAACATTACACAATACACATGTAgtaaaaccccaatttaatctgTGAGGACGTAGGTgttcattattttcatttttatcttataatattgttatttgaatttaatttcgtAAGGGTAATATTGATTTtagcttttatattttttaaaatattaaagaaaatgacattatacaaatttgaagattaaaaatgaaaattccatGAAGtcagaaattaaattaagtaaTGCTTACCACTTCgaaaaaaaaacagagtttAATCATTATCCAAATCTAGTGATATATGTTATGCTCAATAAGTCAATATCCAAATCATGAACGTGCATAACTTATTATGtcgtttttttttgtaaatgacactttttttttgtaatgaacTTATTATGTCGATAATAATAGAAATGAAGGCACGAGGATAAAATAGTTTTCATgttcttttcaaaaaataataattttcatgtttggggcactttattttttaaaatagttccATTTAGTATGATTTAGATTAGTCGAcatatgatataatattataacattAAGGATCTAAAACAATGTTATTTTCCTGAATAATGGAGATGAAAGTTTTGACATGAATAACGGCCCTCTATAACGAGTTTTGTTCTgaagttatatttttcatttgaattattatttaactttaCCCAAATTAAGTCCCAAACAGAAGAGGCGTACAtgattttatcttttagatGCAATTccaatatacaaataaaaaaatgcaattccAATAATTAAAGTTAGTGTTTTCTCCAATTAATTctcaacttttatatataaagacaCTTTTAATAACTCACTAATAAAAACTTGTTATTCTAATAGTTGAACTGAAAATTCTCCTTAAATagattaagtttatattttttaaaaaaatttaaaagattaattaatgtttatattatttaaaatgtgaTCAAATAATTGTGATAAAtcacgtgtatatatatatatatatatatatatatatatatatatatataggtaacAATCATATTTATATAGTGTGATTCAATAATTcaatagataatttatttatgcTAAAAAATTATTGGAGACAGTGTTTTATTAAGTTTATCATTTTATCATGTCTTATATtataaacacaaaaaacaaactatttCAAAGAGATGCGTAGTTTTAAAATGCAAAAGTTGTTccagttaatatatatatatatatatatatatatatatatatatatatatatatatatatatatatatatatatatatatatatatagatagatagatatatatataaaattaaaaaaattatcagttCAAGTGATAGCTATGTTATGTATATTATTTACTCcgatagaataataaaatatgacatCTAGTTTGCGCGCGCACgcacgaaaaaaaaaaggtgcatattcatattatatatgcggaacaaattaaaaacaaaaacaaaaattaaaaacttccaACAATTTTTTCGTTTATTATAAATCTGAGTCACTAGTATTACatgataattttatgaattgttttttgttttttaagtcaCGTGCTAGgcatctcattttttttgggTGTTGAGGCATCTCAGGTGTTTATGATactttaattttctaaaatattattacttggatttatttaatttcattttaaactttcattaaattttaaaaaaattaatcttgataTGCCATAATAAATTGAAGATTTTTGCTCTTGTATTATAAACTTAATTTAgttaatctcaatttaaatttaattttttaatttcatgcaaCTTTGTTCAATAATGTGAAAATAAGATtacgaaatttttttaatttcataagaTTAATTCGTATAGAATATCAATTCCTAAAATTGAACATCTATCATATACTTAAAGTTAAAGATATCACAACTGATGTTTTTATGCTTGAATTAAATAGAATTATTatgaacaataattttttaaaaactgaataattaatataattacataCTTAAAATAAGGGTCGAGATTTACTTATTAAATTGAAACCAGCCACGTAGTTGATTCACAGGGTAGATAATATTCCTATTTTAGACTTTGGAGTTTGGACTATAGTATGTTATTACTTTTCATATATCACCAAATGTACTGTTGTTTTGATCTGCATCGGATCAGAGAACCATGATGCATACATAAACTGGCTTTATTTTTTAGCCGTCAAAAATGGTAAGGGTGGGGTCAAACATGCTGGGCCAAATTTGCCTGCATAGCAAAGTTGGGTGGGCCCAAGTAGATGAAAGAAAAGGTTCGAGTTGTTAGCGTGAATGAAGCCCTAAcaaacaaatgaaattaatttttttgttctctctttttaagctttcattgtactatttttttaaaacaatcattATTTTGAGAATTGTGTTAATGTTTttacaattaaatattaacataacTCTCAAAATAATATCGTTTTAAAGAGACAGCACGAATACAGCTTGAAAAAGAATAACAAAGAAATAAATAGTAGTGGCGATTAGATAAAATATGGTAACATATAAAACCAAACCAGGCTGGCATGTGAATGAATGGCCTGTTAGTGTGCTAGCATTGTGTACTATTTTGCATTTTGCAGAGCAAAGGTTTTTGGGTACGTCAAGCATACTCGTCCAATTGGTTCTAAAAGATTACCTATTAATTTCTTCtatgatttttttcaaaagaatggGATAAGCTCCTTTGACAATTGACTTCCACTGCTTTCCCCCTAAATTCTTGGCAATAATAGTCGAAAAATCGTAGCATTAAATTTCTGTACTTAGTTATAAAGGACTAGTCATAACTCGTGGGAACAAGAATAGTATTTATTCAGCAACGTTTAAATTTCGGTGTTTAATCTCAATTTGAGGATAGATAGATCCTGCTCTCTTAAGCATAAAAACAATACTAAGTGAGAAGGAGAAATTTTTCTATGGTCCTAAATTATTATGGtttcacatttattttttatgatgaaatataataaaaataatatttattagaagaGGGAGTTTCTTTAAAATGATAGAATATGgagaattttgtttttaaaaaaaagatcaaattagaTTCAACATATCTAAAAAATACGTCAACTGATACccctataaataattaaacatctctgacaaaaacaaagaagaaaagaaggcaACTCAAGTCTTAATTATCCTTGAGGGGTGTTATGCCCCTCTTTGCGATTTtgcatatgtattttttaaaaataaataaattggtccTTCAAATTAAGcatttttctctccctctctctctttggccatttaaaagaaataatttttctgGAGGTACGTACTAAACTGAATTGTGATAAAGTGctttaattctaatttaattttaagaccaAATTAATCTTcgctaaaaaaattaaggaaaaaaaagggaCCAAAACTAAGTATATATGCAAATAATAAGGGAGTGTGTTGTGACAATTCATGTTCTATGTCGAGGAATAATGCAAAGAGAACCAAGAGTGCATGGACGAGTGAGAGCATATGATCAAACCAAACAAACAGAGTTTCCCAAAAAGAAAATGCCAACAAAGTGACATTGAGTAACAATATTTGACAGAAAGAAAAACCAAATAATGTATCATTTTCACGAAAACAAACATGCATATATCTCTTTGAAAGCAATGCAATAAGAACATGCGAGTAGCCCGTTACACACATAAAAGGATGTTTCAATGGTCTCACGTAGGCTAGAGCCCTACAAATTTGTTGAAGTCTATCATACCTATGGAAGAATCGTTAGGAAGGACATTCTTCATTTTGAAACTAGCAATGATTTTTTAAcatctcttatttttaaaacacctcatttatttttcttataacatCATCATATTACTTATTGTACATATATGTGTTTTTCTTTATCTCTCACTAGGTATTTAATAGGTATTTGAgtgttaaaaaacattttattttgaaatctcACAATTAA from Glycine soja cultivar W05 chromosome 8, ASM419377v2, whole genome shotgun sequence includes:
- the LOC114423563 gene encoding uncharacterized protein LOC114423563, translated to MELKFMQFSQHVLPHSPSSSQTLASALSSPSSSKTRTLVCRFVNRSSLFPTTTRLLRRTKSFEHHALFTRRGSLRRACSASLEPFSDEEFAKKIEDLALKFQLSDENTNANDLDSEDFQEISLSSLNFAEEFEPPEEIFPANIERKANSVELPFSLRIIKKKLQWKEGFREAGESAYCSVKKAFSSMVFIIRELHSFTMQMREFLFYEDLQGILERVQNEMHASFVWLFQQVFSHTPTLMVYVMILLANFTVHSMGNNAAIAAVAPPPVTSVVEAHDQRGHIQSHNIDSSSIKTFSVSNGKNTAYVGGGNGGGGKVRPAGNGTDGDGRFDRSRHGTVFSDGGASSQVYKTGDKTESVSGQEEEEELNLWNAMVEEASRMEGLDRDVMKRFVSPVMARIESDDYAEYLRTELVYQTGLSQDPSNTLLLVNYAQFLYLVVHDFDRAEELFKRAIEVEPPDAEAYNKYAKFLWKVKNDLWAAEETYLEAISADPDNAFYAADYAHFLWNTGGEDTCFPLSSPDNSKEV